One Methylobacterium sp. AMS5 genomic region harbors:
- a CDS encoding ABC transporter permease produces MRAQPLPPRSDGDAAPALAPLPPVAGAAPVAGRARRSWIGVARPLTRRRHLTLTLLSFLLPLGLWAAFSYLPFLWHPLVEVTNPGDVAWMEPGMRVPRAAFAEEVATARDAGTALPEGRSANPVYLPAPHAVAAAFWTALTAPPPQRDAIWLPASLWHSIQIIFWGFTISSLVGVPLGILCGAQPTIARLTEPVIEFVRYLPAPAFGALMVAILGIYDGPKIAIIVIGTFFQQVLVIANTTRRVDPLLVEAALTMGSRNLRLIRRVIVPAVLPQIYRDQRILLGWAWTYLIVAELIGTSSGITFFITQQARYQHFDNVYAAILVIGLIGVATDIALALIGRRLFPYARAGT; encoded by the coding sequence ATGCGCGCCCAACCGCTTCCGCCCCGGTCCGACGGGGACGCCGCTCCGGCGCTCGCCCCGCTCCCGCCGGTGGCGGGGGCGGCCCCTGTCGCCGGCCGGGCGCGACGGTCGTGGATCGGCGTGGCGCGGCCCCTCACGCGGCGGCGCCACCTGACGCTGACGCTGCTCTCCTTCTTGCTGCCGCTCGGCCTGTGGGCGGCATTCTCCTACCTGCCCTTCCTCTGGCATCCGCTGGTCGAGGTGACGAACCCCGGTGATGTGGCCTGGATGGAGCCCGGCATGCGGGTGCCGCGGGCGGCCTTCGCCGAGGAGGTCGCGACCGCCCGCGACGCCGGCACCGCCCTGCCCGAGGGGCGCTCCGCCAACCCGGTCTACCTGCCCGCGCCGCACGCCGTGGCGGCCGCCTTCTGGACCGCGCTCACCGCGCCGCCGCCCCAGCGCGACGCGATCTGGCTTCCGGCGAGCCTGTGGCACTCGATCCAGATCATCTTCTGGGGCTTCACGATCTCCTCCCTCGTCGGCGTGCCGCTGGGCATCCTGTGCGGGGCGCAACCGACGATCGCCCGGCTGACCGAGCCCGTGATCGAGTTCGTGCGCTACCTCCCCGCCCCCGCCTTCGGCGCGCTGATGGTCGCCATCCTCGGGATCTACGATGGGCCGAAGATCGCCATCATCGTCATCGGCACGTTCTTCCAGCAGGTGCTCGTCATCGCCAACACCACGCGCCGGGTCGATCCGCTGCTGGTCGAGGCCGCACTCACCATGGGCTCGCGCAACCTGCGCCTGATCCGCCGGGTGATCGTGCCGGCGGTGCTGCCGCAGATCTACCGCGACCAGCGCATCCTGCTCGGCTGGGCCTGGACCTACCTGATCGTCGCCGAGCTGATCGGCACCTCGTCCGGCATCACCTTCTTCATCACCCAGCAGGCGCGCTACCAGCATTTCGACAACGTCTACGCGGCGATCCTCGTGATCGGCCTTATCGGTGTCGCCACCGACATCGCCCTGGCGCTGATCGGCCGCCGCCTGTTCCCCTACGCGAGGGCCGGGACATGA
- a CDS encoding GlxA family transcriptional regulator: MTIAAGATCPAGVAAASEAVTGRAISVGFMLVDRFSMIAFSSAIEPLRLANRAVGRDLYRFSLWSEDGTKCTASNGIEVKVAGRFCDAQDFDMLVVCGGIDIQHPDHRALHSALRRCSARGAAIGAVCTGTYVLAKAGLLDGYRATIHWENLPGLVSEHDGLEIGSDLFEIDRNRFTCAGGTAAADMMLSLIMRDHGPSVASEVADQLIHHRIRESGERQRMDLRMRLGVSHPKLLRVVGLMETSLAEPLGSQELADAVQLSTRQLERLFLKYLGRSPAKHYLRIRLEHARTLIRQTAMPLLSVAFECGFTSASHFSKAYLDCFGQPPSAERKAMQGHAAARV, from the coding sequence ATGACGATCGCGGCCGGGGCCACATGCCCGGCAGGTGTTGCTGCGGCGAGCGAGGCCGTGACCGGGAGAGCCATCTCCGTCGGTTTCATGCTGGTCGATCGCTTCTCGATGATCGCCTTCTCCTCGGCGATCGAGCCCCTGCGGCTCGCCAACCGCGCGGTCGGCCGCGATCTCTATCGCTTCTCGCTGTGGTCGGAGGACGGCACCAAATGCACCGCCTCGAACGGGATCGAGGTCAAGGTCGCGGGCCGCTTCTGCGATGCGCAGGACTTCGACATGCTGGTCGTGTGCGGCGGCATCGACATCCAGCACCCCGATCACCGCGCCCTCCATTCGGCCCTGCGCCGGTGCAGCGCCCGCGGGGCGGCGATCGGCGCGGTGTGCACGGGCACCTACGTGCTGGCCAAGGCCGGCCTCCTCGACGGATACCGGGCGACGATCCACTGGGAGAACCTGCCGGGCCTCGTCTCGGAGCATGACGGGCTGGAGATCGGCTCGGACCTGTTCGAGATCGACCGCAACCGCTTCACCTGCGCCGGCGGCACCGCGGCGGCCGACATGATGCTGTCGCTGATCATGCGCGACCACGGGCCGAGCGTGGCCTCGGAGGTTGCCGACCAGCTCATTCACCACCGCATCCGGGAATCCGGTGAGCGTCAGCGGATGGACCTGCGCATGCGCCTCGGGGTCTCGCACCCGAAGCTGCTGCGGGTGGTGGGGCTGATGGAAACCTCGCTCGCCGAGCCGCTCGGCAGCCAGGAACTCGCCGACGCGGTACAGCTCTCGACCCGCCAGCTCGAGCGGCTGTTCCTGAAATATCTCGGCCGCTCACCGGCCAAGCACTATCTGCGCATCCGCCTGGAACACGCCCGCACCCTGATCCGCCAGACGGCGATGCCGCTGCTCTCGGTGGCGTTCGAGTGCGGCTTCACCTCGGCCTCGCACTTCTCGAAGGCCTATCTCGACTGCTTCGGCCAGCCGCCGAGCGCGGAGCGGAAGGCGATGCAGGGACACGCCGCCGCCCGCGTCTGA
- a CDS encoding urea amidolyase associated protein UAAP1, translated as MSDEAGIIAENRRRYEELKRAGQGHAPRALPGPSPRGGVPLDEAAVLHRETIPGGWYWTTALRAGEALRLSLDHGPSSVALVAWSAADPSERLNTADTVKVQWTAALRKGRVLFSDMGRVMFSMIEDSCGAHDALVGGSDAASNAARYAGGPHRNTRDNLVLAALKSGLERRDIPPCVAFFAPVVVGPEGRFAWNAAGRAAGDFVDLRAEMDLTVALSNCPHPLDPAPDYAPNPVAVTRFRAPPPAMDDLCRTATIEAVRGFENNAAAGF; from the coding sequence ATGTCGGACGAAGCGGGCATCATCGCCGAGAACCGCCGCCGCTACGAGGAACTGAAACGGGCGGGCCAGGGCCACGCCCCGCGCGCCCTGCCCGGCCCGAGCCCGCGCGGCGGCGTGCCGCTCGACGAGGCCGCGGTGCTTCACCGCGAGACCATCCCCGGCGGCTGGTACTGGACCACGGCGCTGCGGGCCGGCGAGGCGCTCCGGCTCAGCCTCGACCACGGCCCGTCGAGCGTCGCACTGGTGGCGTGGTCGGCCGCCGATCCGAGCGAGCGGCTGAACACCGCCGACACCGTGAAGGTGCAGTGGACGGCTGCCCTGCGAAAGGGCCGGGTCCTGTTCTCCGACATGGGCCGCGTGATGTTTTCGATGATCGAGGATTCGTGCGGCGCGCACGACGCCCTCGTCGGCGGCTCCGACGCCGCCTCGAACGCGGCGCGCTATGCGGGTGGTCCGCACCGCAACACCCGCGACAACCTCGTGCTGGCCGCCCTCAAGAGCGGATTGGAGCGGCGCGACATCCCTCCTTGCGTCGCATTCTTCGCCCCCGTCGTGGTCGGGCCGGAGGGCCGCTTCGCCTGGAACGCCGCCGGCCGCGCGGCGGGCGATTTCGTCGATCTGCGCGCCGAGATGGACCTGACCGTCGCGCTCTCGAACTGCCCCCATCCCCTCGATCCGGCGCCCGACTACGCGCCGAACCCGGTCGCAGTCACCCGCTTCCGCGCCCCACCCCCGGCAATGGACGACCTCTGCCGCACCGCCACGATCGAGGCCGTGCGCGGCT
- a CDS encoding ABC transporter substrate-binding protein, whose product MRIPSLINPRLITDGLTGIRRGLSAMTLALGLLAAPVAQAAEPLRIGYSDWPGWVAWQVAIEKGWLKEAGIDAKFEWFDYSASMDAFSAGKLDAVTCTNGDALVMSGNGARNVMILLTDFSNGNDIIVGKPGVKSLADLKGKKVGLEVGLVEHLLLIDGLQKAGIKEGDVTLINAKTNETPQILASGDVAAIGAWQPIAGQAMRGAAGARPLYSSADRPGLIYDVVTVTPASLAARRPDWIKLVGLWDRVVGYITDPKTQGDAVAIMAAKVGVEPAVFTRFLKGTKLLTLAEGRAVMKDADGFGSLYGSSRHADAFNVKFEVYKTPQDVKAAIDPALTDGK is encoded by the coding sequence ATGCGCATCCCGAGTCTGATCAATCCCCGTCTGATCACCGATGGTCTCACGGGCATCCGGCGCGGCCTGTCTGCAATGACCCTCGCGCTCGGCCTCCTCGCCGCGCCGGTGGCACAGGCCGCCGAGCCGCTGCGCATCGGCTACAGCGACTGGCCGGGCTGGGTGGCGTGGCAGGTCGCCATCGAGAAGGGCTGGCTCAAGGAGGCCGGCATCGACGCCAAGTTCGAGTGGTTCGACTACTCCGCCTCGATGGACGCGTTCTCGGCGGGCAAGCTCGACGCGGTGACCTGCACCAACGGCGACGCCCTCGTCATGAGCGGCAACGGCGCGCGCAACGTCATGATCCTGCTCACCGACTTCTCCAACGGCAACGACATCATCGTCGGCAAGCCGGGGGTGAAGTCGCTGGCCGATCTCAAGGGCAAGAAGGTCGGGCTCGAAGTCGGCCTCGTCGAGCATCTCCTCCTCATCGACGGCCTGCAGAAGGCCGGGATCAAGGAGGGCGACGTGACGCTGATCAACGCCAAGACCAACGAGACGCCGCAGATCCTCGCCTCCGGCGACGTCGCCGCCATCGGCGCGTGGCAGCCCATCGCCGGCCAGGCGATGCGCGGCGCGGCGGGTGCCCGCCCGCTCTACAGCTCCGCCGACCGGCCGGGCCTGATCTACGATGTGGTGACCGTGACGCCCGCGAGCCTCGCCGCGCGGCGGCCCGACTGGATCAAGCTCGTCGGCCTGTGGGACCGCGTCGTCGGCTACATCACGGACCCGAAGACGCAAGGCGACGCGGTCGCCATCATGGCGGCCAAGGTCGGGGTCGAGCCCGCCGTCTTCACCCGCTTCCTCAAGGGCACCAAGCTGCTGACGCTGGCCGAGGGCCGCGCGGTGATGAAGGATGCCGACGGGTTCGGCTCGCTCTACGGCTCGAGCCGGCACGCGGATGCCTTCAACGTCAAGTTCGAGGTCTACAAGACCCCGCAGGACGTGAAGGCCGCCATCGATCCCGCCCTCACCGACGGCAAGTGA
- a CDS encoding cupin domain-containing protein, with translation MKTVISFANSSAEPSTYRPAPERILAGDPVQTATLHFTSADGRFSAGTWAAERGTWRVVFTESEFCHLLEGVIVVTDEAGTRTTFRAGDAFVSPAGFTGTWEIVEPARKLFAFYE, from the coding sequence ATGAAGACCGTCATCAGCTTCGCGAACTCTTCCGCCGAACCCTCGACCTACCGGCCGGCGCCCGAGCGCATCCTGGCCGGAGACCCGGTCCAGACCGCGACCCTCCACTTCACCAGTGCCGACGGGCGCTTCTCCGCCGGCACCTGGGCGGCGGAGCGGGGCACGTGGCGGGTCGTCTTCACCGAGAGCGAGTTCTGCCACCTGCTCGAAGGGGTGATCGTCGTCACCGACGAGGCCGGCACGCGGACGACCTTCCGCGCCGGCGACGCCTTCGTCTCGCCTGCCGGCTTCACCGGCACCTGGGAGATCGTCGAGCCGGCCCGCAAGCTTTTCGCCTTCTACGAGTAG
- a CDS encoding ABC transporter ATP-binding protein → MSGAPIPLTAEPCDYRTQCEPVRARFDRLKARDVALRVEGLGKVFRNADGAETVALRGIDLVTHRREFLCVVGPSGCGKSTFVRILAGLETKSSGCVSVEGRAVSGPGADRGMVFQGYTLFPWLTVKRNVAFGLEENGESRHVAEREAAQWLALIGLERFADAYPHQLSGGMKQRVAIARALAMRPRILLMDEPFSALDTQSRARMQAYLIEIWRKIDITIVFITHDLDEAVHLADRILVLKAHPGEVEELIEVPVPRPRHPGQSLTPEFRATRARLDALIHPGEAEADGPADLGGLDLVTRMASVGDEVE, encoded by the coding sequence ATGAGCGGCGCTCCGATCCCGCTGACCGCGGAGCCCTGCGACTACCGCACCCAGTGCGAGCCCGTCCGCGCCCGCTTCGACCGGCTGAAGGCCCGCGACGTCGCCCTGCGGGTGGAGGGGCTCGGCAAGGTGTTCCGCAACGCCGACGGCGCGGAGACCGTCGCCTTGCGCGGCATCGATCTCGTTACCCACCGCCGCGAGTTCCTCTGCGTCGTCGGGCCGTCGGGCTGCGGCAAGTCCACCTTCGTGCGCATCCTCGCGGGCCTCGAGACCAAGAGTTCCGGCTGCGTCAGCGTCGAGGGCCGCGCGGTCTCCGGCCCCGGCGCCGACCGGGGCATGGTGTTCCAGGGCTACACCCTGTTCCCCTGGCTCACCGTCAAGCGCAACGTCGCGTTCGGGCTCGAAGAGAACGGCGAATCGCGCCACGTGGCCGAGCGCGAGGCGGCGCAATGGCTCGCCCTGATCGGGCTGGAGCGCTTCGCCGACGCCTACCCGCATCAGCTCTCGGGGGGCATGAAGCAGCGCGTGGCGATCGCCCGTGCGCTGGCGATGCGCCCGCGCATCCTGCTGATGGACGAGCCGTTCTCGGCGCTCGACACCCAGTCGCGGGCGCGGATGCAGGCCTACCTGATCGAGATCTGGCGCAAGATCGACATCACCATCGTCTTCATCACCCACGACCTCGACGAGGCCGTGCATCTGGCCGACCGCATCCTCGTCCTGAAGGCCCATCCCGGCGAGGTCGAGGAGCTGATCGAGGTGCCGGTGCCCCGGCCGCGCCATCCCGGCCAGAGCCTGACGCCGGAATTCCGCGCCACTCGCGCCCGGCTCGACGCGCTGATCCACCCCGGCGAGGCGGAGGCCGACGGTCCGGCCGATCTCGGTGGCCTCGATTTGGTCACCCGGATGGCGAGCGTGGGGGACGAGGTCGAATGA
- a CDS encoding proline/glycine betaine ABC transporter permease gives MEWNVPKFPLDTLSDNGLDWLTEHGSWLTRAVSRTVSDWIETLTTALVAIPPWLCIAVAAFAAYRAGGRKIGLLTLVGLLFLWNLRLWQATVETLVLVTIATAAALVIGVPVGIWFALSRRAWRTFSPILDMMQTLPSFVYLIPALPFFGLGAVSACFATIVFSVPPVIRLTALGIRNVPGELVEASDAFGSSATQKLFKVQLPLALPTIMAGVNQTMMLALSMVVIAAMIGAGGLGRAVWQSIQRLEAGAGFEAGIGIVIVAVILDRVTQALAARARPHGVA, from the coding sequence ATGGAGTGGAACGTCCCCAAATTCCCCCTCGACACGCTCAGCGACAACGGCCTCGACTGGCTCACCGAGCATGGCAGTTGGCTGACCCGAGCCGTCAGCCGCACCGTCTCCGACTGGATCGAAACGCTGACCACCGCCCTCGTCGCGATCCCGCCATGGCTCTGCATCGCGGTCGCGGCCTTCGCGGCTTACCGGGCCGGCGGTCGCAAGATCGGGCTCCTGACCCTCGTCGGCCTGCTGTTCCTGTGGAACCTGCGGCTCTGGCAGGCGACGGTCGAGACCCTGGTCCTCGTCACCATCGCCACCGCCGCGGCGCTCGTGATCGGCGTTCCCGTCGGGATCTGGTTCGCGCTCAGCCGACGGGCGTGGCGGACCTTCTCGCCGATCCTCGACATGATGCAGACGCTGCCGAGCTTCGTCTACCTGATCCCGGCGCTCCCCTTCTTCGGGCTCGGCGCGGTCTCGGCCTGCTTTGCCACCATCGTCTTCTCGGTCCCTCCGGTCATCCGGCTGACGGCGCTCGGCATCCGCAACGTGCCGGGCGAACTCGTCGAGGCCTCCGACGCCTTCGGCAGCTCGGCGACCCAGAAGTTGTTCAAGGTGCAGTTGCCGCTCGCGCTGCCGACCATCATGGCCGGCGTCAACCAGACCATGATGCTCGCCCTCTCCATGGTCGTCATCGCGGCGATGATCGGCGCCGGCGGATTGGGCCGCGCGGTCTGGCAGTCGATCCAGCGGCTCGAGGCGGGCGCCGGCTTCGAGGCGGGCATCGGCATCGTGATCGTGGCGGTGATCCTCGACCGCGTGACGCAGGCCCTCGCCGCCCGGGCTCGTCCGCACGGTGTGGCCTGA
- the glnT gene encoding type III glutamate--ammonia ligase, whose translation MAHANEVDPQIRAVQEDLRAKGVKYVIGAYVDIHGAQKAKVVPIDHLPQMAAGSERYTGYALDGLGQAPNEDELASVPDFSQVIQLPWESKLAWAPADLTFQGKPYPLSTRVALKNVLAQAEAMGFGFNLGIECEIFLLRQAADGSLHTPVADDKLVKPCYDVRGFIDNFSWLDKVATTINDLGWDLYSFDHEDANGQFEFDFQYADALTMCDRLTFFRMMTKHYAKEEGLIATMMPKPFADRTGNGAHFNMSLSDRETGRNLFACAASEDPRGLGLTETGYHFIGGVLRHGRALCAAFAPTVNSYKRLVRQGAMAGFSWAPVFNSYGSNNRTNSVRVPAGGGRCESRNADGAVNPYLAAALVLAAGLEGVRERIDPGQPNEDNLYELSDGERRARGIAFLPQTLQEAVDAFAADPLVESTLGTGLRDEFIRTKREEWNAYHLTVSPWEIERYSHLF comes from the coding sequence ATGGCCCATGCGAACGAGGTCGATCCGCAGATCCGCGCCGTGCAGGAGGATCTGCGGGCCAAGGGCGTGAAATACGTCATCGGCGCCTACGTCGACATCCACGGCGCGCAGAAGGCCAAGGTGGTGCCGATCGACCACCTGCCGCAGATGGCGGCGGGCTCCGAGCGCTACACCGGCTACGCCCTCGACGGCCTGGGACAGGCCCCGAACGAGGACGAACTCGCCTCGGTCCCGGATTTCTCGCAGGTCATCCAGCTGCCCTGGGAGAGCAAGCTCGCCTGGGCGCCGGCCGACCTCACCTTCCAGGGCAAGCCCTACCCGCTCTCGACCCGCGTCGCCCTCAAGAACGTGCTGGCCCAGGCCGAGGCGATGGGCTTCGGCTTCAACCTCGGCATCGAGTGCGAGATCTTCCTGCTGCGCCAGGCCGCCGACGGCTCGCTGCACACGCCGGTGGCGGACGATAAGCTGGTGAAGCCCTGCTACGACGTGCGCGGCTTCATCGACAACTTCTCCTGGCTCGACAAGGTCGCAACCACGATCAACGATCTCGGCTGGGACCTGTATTCGTTCGACCACGAGGATGCGAACGGACAGTTCGAGTTCGACTTCCAGTACGCCGACGCGCTGACCATGTGCGACCGGCTGACCTTCTTCCGCATGATGACGAAGCATTACGCGAAGGAGGAGGGGCTCATCGCCACGATGATGCCCAAGCCCTTCGCCGACCGCACCGGCAACGGTGCGCATTTCAACATGTCGCTCTCCGACCGCGAGACCGGCCGCAACCTGTTCGCCTGCGCTGCCAGTGAGGATCCCCGCGGGCTGGGCCTCACCGAGACCGGCTACCACTTCATCGGCGGCGTGCTGCGCCACGGCCGGGCGCTGTGCGCGGCCTTCGCGCCGACGGTCAACAGCTACAAGCGCCTCGTGCGCCAGGGCGCGATGGCCGGCTTCTCCTGGGCGCCGGTGTTCAACTCCTACGGCTCGAACAACCGCACCAACTCCGTGCGCGTGCCGGCCGGCGGCGGGCGCTGCGAGAGCCGCAACGCCGACGGGGCGGTCAACCCCTACCTCGCCGCCGCCCTGGTGCTGGCGGCCGGGCTGGAGGGCGTGCGCGAGCGGATCGACCCCGGCCAGCCCAACGAGGACAACCTCTACGAACTGAGCGACGGCGAGCGCCGGGCGCGCGGGATCGCGTTCCTGCCCCAGACCTTGCAGGAGGCGGTCGATGCCTTCGCCGCCGATCCCCTGGTCGAGTCGACGCTGGGCACGGGGCTGCGCGATGAGTTCATCCGCACCAAGCGCGAGGAGTGGAACGCCTACCATCTCACGGTGAGCCCGTGGGAGATCGAGCGCTACAGCCATCTGTTCTAG
- a CDS encoding creatininase family protein: MSALPSLPLLWSERSWEEIPGDLQAVAGAALLPVGATEQHGPHLGCGMDFVLADALCRAVSARTRVPMLPTLPYGCSLGHSRRWPGTIALDPLLMTDLVRQIGAQAYHSGVRRLFLVNGHVTNAAPLRCALELLRAAHDDLMLALVNTATVSARVRAAHFRDAEDWHANRAETGLMQALAPALVREDRIVDADDPDRTEGLVFAHPVNRTSRNGVTGRPSEASPAEGAELFAWMVEDLTALVRRGLAETPPLPHSYDGPAVVTEGA; encoded by the coding sequence ATGAGCGCCCTCCCGAGCCTTCCCTTGCTCTGGTCCGAGCGCAGCTGGGAGGAGATCCCCGGTGATCTCCAAGCGGTCGCGGGGGCCGCGCTCCTGCCCGTCGGCGCCACCGAGCAGCACGGGCCGCATCTCGGCTGCGGCATGGATTTCGTGCTGGCCGACGCCCTCTGCCGCGCGGTCTCGGCCCGCACCCGCGTGCCGATGCTGCCAACCCTCCCCTACGGCTGCTCGCTCGGCCATTCGCGGCGCTGGCCCGGCACCATCGCCCTCGATCCGCTGCTGATGACCGACCTCGTCCGGCAGATCGGCGCCCAGGCCTACCATTCGGGCGTGCGCCGCCTGTTCCTCGTCAACGGGCACGTCACCAACGCCGCGCCCCTGCGCTGCGCGCTCGAATTGCTGCGGGCGGCCCACGACGACCTGATGCTGGCGCTCGTCAACACCGCGACCGTCAGCGCGCGGGTGCGCGCGGCCCATTTCAGGGATGCCGAGGACTGGCACGCCAACCGCGCCGAGACCGGCCTGATGCAGGCGCTCGCTCCCGCCCTCGTGCGGGAAGACCGCATCGTCGATGCCGACGACCCGGACCGCACCGAGGGGCTCGTCTTCGCCCATCCGGTCAACCGCACCAGCCGCAACGGCGTCACCGGCCGGCCCTCGGAAGCGAGCCCGGCGGAGGGCGCCGAACTGTTCGCCTGGATGGTCGAGGACCTGACCGCCCTCGTCCGGCGCGGGCTCGCCGAGACCCCGCCCCTCCCCCATTCCTACGACGGCCCGGCCGTCGTCACCGAAGGAGCCTGA
- a CDS encoding betaine/proline/choline family ABC transporter ATP-binding protein (Members of the family are the ATP-binding subunit of ABC transporters for substrates such as betaine, L-proline or other amino acids, choline, carnitine, etc. The substrate specificity is best determined from the substrate-binding subunit, rather than this subunit, as it interacts with the permease subunit and not with substrate directly.), whose amino-acid sequence MGRINLEGISKIFGSNSLKALDLIAQGKRKSDIAAACGAVVGLRDISFDIEEGEILVLMGLSGSGKSTLLRCMNRLVEPSCGRIVVDGVDVTRLGRKDLLAFRQKTFGMVFQHFALLPNRTILGNVGFGLEIKQLPAKERTERSMQAIELVGLKGWETKYPHELSGGMQQRAGLARALAADADILLMDEAFSALDPLIRRDMQAELRDLQRKLKKTIVFVSHDLDEAIALGGRIVLMKDGEVVQIGQPEDIVARPATDYVERFVEHIDLAAVLRAEQVADRSAPVLAPTQTVAEARAALGGAGGRTSNRVWLVADGDGRLVGRIFAERLASARPTEPLSSLLDLGQSVVEADSRLDSLLATVAAEESVAVVGRNGRLIGAITSRDVVQALAARPGTHGQPHAGAPIPSKPSGAPTWSGTSPNSPSTRSATTASTGSPSMAVG is encoded by the coding sequence ATGGGCCGGATCAATCTTGAAGGTATCAGCAAGATATTCGGCTCGAACTCCCTCAAGGCGCTCGATCTGATCGCCCAGGGGAAGCGCAAGAGCGACATCGCCGCCGCCTGCGGTGCGGTCGTCGGATTGCGCGATATCTCGTTCGACATCGAAGAGGGCGAGATCCTCGTCCTGATGGGCCTGTCCGGCTCCGGCAAGTCGACGCTCCTGCGCTGCATGAACCGTCTCGTGGAGCCGTCCTGCGGCCGGATCGTCGTGGACGGAGTGGACGTGACCCGGCTCGGCCGCAAGGACTTGCTCGCCTTCCGCCAGAAGACCTTCGGCATGGTCTTCCAGCACTTTGCGCTGCTGCCCAACCGGACCATCCTCGGCAATGTCGGGTTCGGCCTCGAGATCAAGCAGCTCCCGGCCAAGGAGCGGACCGAGCGGTCGATGCAGGCCATCGAACTCGTCGGCCTGAAGGGCTGGGAGACGAAGTATCCCCATGAATTGTCGGGCGGCATGCAGCAGCGGGCGGGCCTCGCGCGGGCGTTGGCCGCCGATGCCGACATCCTGCTCATGGACGAGGCCTTCAGCGCCCTCGACCCCCTGATCCGCCGCGACATGCAAGCGGAGCTGCGCGACCTCCAGCGCAAGCTCAAGAAGACCATCGTCTTCGTCTCCCACGACCTCGACGAGGCCATCGCGCTCGGCGGCCGCATCGTCCTGATGAAGGATGGCGAGGTGGTGCAGATCGGGCAGCCCGAGGACATCGTGGCCCGCCCCGCGACCGACTATGTCGAGCGCTTCGTCGAGCATATCGATCTGGCCGCCGTGCTGCGGGCGGAGCAGGTCGCGGATCGCTCCGCCCCCGTGCTCGCCCCCACGCAGACGGTGGCCGAGGCGCGGGCCGCGCTCGGCGGGGCAGGTGGCCGCACAAGCAACCGGGTTTGGCTCGTCGCCGACGGGGACGGACGGCTGGTCGGCCGCATCTTCGCCGAAAGGCTCGCCTCCGCCCGGCCGACCGAGCCCCTCTCCAGCCTGCTCGATCTCGGACAGTCCGTCGTCGAGGCGGACAGCCGGCTGGACAGCCTCCTCGCGACGGTCGCCGCCGAGGAATCCGTCGCGGTCGTGGGCCGGAACGGACGCCTGATCGGCGCCATCACGAGCCGTGACGTCGTGCAGGCGCTCGCCGCGCGGCCCGGCACGCACGGTCAGCCGCATGCCGGTGCCCCGATCCCCTCAAAGCCGTCAGGAGCCCCGACATGGAGTGGAACGTCCCCAAATTCCCCCTCGACACGCTCAGCGACAACGGCCTCGACTGGCTCACCGAGCATGGCAGTTGGCTGA
- a CDS encoding glycine betaine ABC transporter substrate-binding protein, whose translation MRAPILGVMACLALIAPPAEAADKQVRLAYVEWADAVVATNILKLALEEKGYQVKTIPLAAAAMWQSVATGDADASVAAWLPVTQGAYYEKLKNRIDLIGPNVTGARIGWAVPATSSLNSIEDLATKASEVDGKVIGIDPGAGVMKSSEAAIKAYGLKVKLLDGSDATMTSALKDAVRQKKDVVVTAWTPHWMFARYDLKYLADPKKSFGEAESVNTLARKGLKEDMPEVYAILQKFKLTIEDEEAVMAENEEKGAKPEATAAKWIAQNRATVDGWLK comes from the coding sequence ATGCGCGCTCCGATACTTGGGGTGATGGCCTGCCTTGCGCTGATCGCACCGCCGGCCGAGGCGGCGGACAAGCAGGTCCGGCTCGCCTACGTGGAATGGGCCGACGCGGTGGTCGCCACCAACATCCTCAAGCTCGCCCTTGAGGAAAAAGGCTACCAAGTGAAGACGATTCCGCTCGCCGCGGCCGCCATGTGGCAATCCGTGGCGACCGGCGACGCGGATGCGAGCGTCGCGGCCTGGCTCCCCGTCACGCAGGGCGCCTATTACGAAAAACTGAAGAACCGCATCGACCTGATCGGCCCGAACGTCACGGGGGCCCGGATCGGCTGGGCCGTGCCCGCCACGTCGTCCCTCAACTCGATCGAGGATCTGGCGACAAAGGCCTCCGAGGTCGACGGCAAGGTGATCGGCATCGATCCCGGCGCCGGCGTGATGAAGAGTTCCGAGGCGGCGATCAAGGCGTACGGCCTCAAGGTCAAGCTGCTCGACGGCAGCGACGCCACGATGACCAGCGCGCTGAAGGACGCGGTGCGGCAGAAGAAGGACGTGGTCGTCACGGCCTGGACGCCGCACTGGATGTTCGCGCGCTACGACCTGAAATACCTCGCCGACCCGAAGAAGAGCTTCGGCGAGGCCGAGAGCGTGAACACGCTGGCCCGCAAGGGGCTGAAAGAGGACATGCCCGAGGTCTACGCGATCCTCCAGAAGTTCAAGCTCACCATCGAGGACGAAGAAGCCGTGATGGCGGAGAACGAGGAAAAGGGCGCCAAGCCCGAGGCGACCGCCGCGAAGTGGATCGCGCAGAATCGCGCGACGGTCGATGGCTGGCTGAAGTGA